Below is a window of Shinella sp. PSBB067 DNA.
AACGCCGAGCACGGCACCCCGCGTCCTCGGCTGCCCGGAACGCATCCCGGGCAGCCTGTCCTTGGGGAGGAGGCTTACTTGATGTAGCCGGCGCGGGTCATTTCGCGAACGGCCGTCGTCTGGGCCTGTGCCAGCGCGTCGTCCACGGAGGACTGGCCTGCGAGCACGGCCGAGAAGAGCTGGCCGACCGTCGTGCCGAGACCCTGGAATTCCGGGATCGCGACGAACTGGCCACCCGTATAGGGCACCGGCTTGACCGAGGGCTTGGTGATGTCCGCCGCATCCATCGCCGCAAGGGTCGGGGCTGCGAAGGGGGCTGCCTTCTCGTATTCGGCGTTCTTGTAGAGCGAGGTGCGCGTGCCCGGAGGAACGTTCGCCCAACCTTCCTTGGACGCGACGAGCTCGGTGTAGCCCTTGCTGGTCGCCCAGGAGATGAACTTCTGCGCGGCCTCGGCCTTGGTCGAGCTTGCCGGAACGGCGAGGTTCCACGACCACAGCCAATGGCCATGGTTGCCGTTGCCGGTATCCGGGAAGATCGCGTAGCCGACCTTGTCGGCGACCGTCGAGTCCTTCGGGTTGGAGACGAAGGAAGCGGCGACCGTCGCGTCGATCCACATGCCGCACTTGCCCTGCTGGAAGAGCGTCAGGTTCTCGTTGAAGCCGTTGGACGAAGCGCCCTGCGGGCCGGCGTCCTTCATCATGTCGACGTAGAACTGGAGGGAAGCCTTCCATTCCGGCTGGTCGAACTGGGGCTGCCAGTTCTCGTCGAACCAGCGACCGCCGAAGGAGTTGTTGAGCGCGGTGAGGAACGCCATGTTCTCGCCCCAGCCGGCCTTGCCGCGAAGGCAGATGCCGCTGATGTCGGCGCCGCGGTCGGTGATCTTGCGGGCGGCATCGCCGATGAATTCCCAGGTCGGGGAATCGGGCATCGTCAGGCCGGCCTTCTCGAACAGGTCCTTGCGGTACATGATCATAGCGGATTCGCCGTAGAACGGCGCGGCATAGAGCTTGCCGTCGACGGAAAGGCCGCCGCGGATCGCCGGCAGCAGGTCGTCGACATCGTAGTCGTCGCCAAGGCCGTCGAGCGCGACCAGCCAGCCCTGCTTCGCCCAGATCGGAACTTCGTAGTTGCCGATCGTGACGATGTCGTACTGGCCGCCCTTCGTCGCGATGTCGGTCGTCACGCGCTCGCGCAGCACGTTTTCCTCAAGCGTCACCCACTCGAGCTGAATGTCCGGGTTCTTCGTCGTGAAGTCTTCCGTCAGCCCCTGCATGCGAATCATGTCGCCGTTGTTGACGGTGGCGATCGTCAGGGTTTCGGCATTGGCGAAACCGGCAAGCAGAGCAGCCGAGCAGGTGCCCAGCAGAAGGGTTCTCAAATTCATCGTCTTCCTCCCAGAAGGGTTATGAGCATTTGCTTCGCTCATGGGCAATTACTCATAAATTGCCGCACGAAGTCAATGGCTATTCGTTGCTGCGCTGCACAATGCAGGCAGGCGGAGCTTGAATCCCATGGGAAATTTGTGCGCGGCGAATGCGGCCGGCCGCGTGCCGCAGCCGCCTGTCAGGCGGAAAGCAGGTAGCGCGCCGTCGCTTCGTCGGTAATGACGCCGTTGATCATGCGGCCGCGAAGGGCGGCGAGAAGCGCGGCATATTTGCGCTTGCCCTTGGCAAGGCCGATGACGGTGGTCGTCTCGCGCGGCGGCAGCGGCACGGAGGCGACGCGCTCGTTGATGCTGCCCTCCAGCAGCTTGCCGTTGCTGTCGAACATCCAGCCGCAGATCTCGCCCGTGGCCCCCTCCTTCATCAGCCGCGCCATCTCCTCCGGATCGAGGAAGCCGTCGAGGCAGAGCGGCGCGTCGGCGCCGAGCTCGCCGATGCCGACGAAGGCGACATCGGCCTCGCGGCCGAGCTGGAGCGTCGATTGCACGAGGCTCTGCTTGTGCAGGAGATCGCGCTCCTCGGTGGAGGAGACGAGGACGGGCAGCGGCATCGGATAGTGCCGCGCCTTCACCGCATCGGCCATGGAGAAGATGACGTTGTAATAGGCGGCCGAACCGTCCGGCCCGATATTGCCGGTCAGCGACATGATGCGGTGCTGCGGACATTCCATCGTCGGAAGCTGGTCGATCGCCGCCTTGAGCGTACGCCCGGTGCCGACCGCCAGCACGATCGGCTCGCTCTTCTTCAGCCACCGCTCGATCTCCGCCGCCCCCGCCTCGGCGATGCCGACCGTCGTGGAGGTGGAGCCCGGGTCACCCGGCACGATGTCGACATGCACGAGGTCGAACTTCTGCTTGAGCGCCTCGCCCAGCTCCAGGCATTCGGCGATGGGGTGGTCGAGACGGACCTTGATGAGCCGCTCGGCGACGGCAAGCGAGACGAGGCGTTGCGCCGACTGGCGGGAAATGCCCATGGCCGAGGCGATCTCGTCCTGCGTGCGGCCGGCGACATAATAAAGCCAGCCGGCCCTTGCCGCATCGTCCAGCCGCCCCGCTGCTTCCGTCCGCTTCGCCATCGTATTCCCCGGTTGTTTCCCACGATTTGCTGCATCTTTTCACCCCACCTGTCAAACGTCATGTGATGGCGCACAGGAGACAGCCATGGCCGCATCACCCCGTTGACGTCACGAAAAGGCAACTGGAATACTCATGTTTATTCTCGCTGCAGGCCCTGGAAAACCAGTATTCCGTTTGAAATTTTACCGTTTGATAAAAAAATAAACCTGAGTTACCGTTCTTCCATTCAAAAAGCCCACTCGAATGGGAGATAACTATGGGAACGACGCAATCTGGGATCCATCGCGGGCGCCTTGCGCCGGCCGAATACGAGACGAACTTTTCCGACCTCCACCCGCGCCTCGACGACCATGAGGCGCTTGTCGCAGCCGACCGCTGCTACTTCTGCTACGACGCGCCGTGCATGACGGCCTGTCCCACCTCCATCGACATTCCGCTGTTCATCCGCCAGATCTCGACGGGCAACCCGATCGGCTCGGCGAAGACCATCTTCGACCAGAACATCCTCGGCGGCATGTGCGCCCGCGTCTGTCCCACCGAGACGCTCTGCGAGCAGGCCTGCGTGCGCAACACCGCGGAACACCGTCCCGTCGAGATCGGCCGCCTCCAGCGCTACGCGACCGACGTCGCGATGACGGAAAACAAGCATTTCTACGAACGCGCGGCCCGCACAGGCAAGGCCGTCGCGGTCGTCGGCGCCGGCCCGGCGGGCCTTGCCTGCGCCCACCGCCTCGCCATGAACGGCCACGACGTCGTGATCTTCGAGGCGCGCGAGAAGGCCGGCGGCCTCAACGAATACGGCATCGCCACCTACAAGGCCGTCGACGATTTCGCCCGGCGCGAAGTCGACTATGTGCTCTCCATCGGCGGCATCGAGGTGAAGAACGGCCTGAAGCTCGGCCGCGACTTCACGCTGGCCGACCTCACCGCCAATTTCGACGCCGTGTTCCTCGGCATGGGCCTTGCCGGCGTCAACGCGCTCGGCGCGGAAGGCGAGACCCTTCCGGGCGTCACCGATGCCGTCGATTTCATCGCCGAACTGCGCCAGGCCGAGGACAAGGCCACCGTGCCGGTCGGCCGGCGGGTCGTCGTCATCGGCGGCGGCATGACGGCCATCGACGCCGCCGTGCAGGCAAAACTCCTCGGCGCGGAAGAGGTGACGATCTGCTACCGCCGCGGCAAGGAGCACATGAACGCCTCGCCCTTCGAGCAGGACCTCGCCACCTCGAAGGGCGTGATGATCCGCCACTGGCTCCAGCCGAAGCGCGTCATCGCGCGGGACGGCCACGTCGCGGGCATCGAGATGGAATATACCGAGATGCGCGACGGCAGGCTCGTCGGCACCGGCGAGACCGGGGCACTTGCCGCCGACCAGATCTTCAAGGCCATCGGCCAGACCTTCGAGGCCGCGGGCCTCGGCTCGCTGACCATGGCGGCGGGCCGCATCGCCATAGACGCCGAGGGCCGCACCTCCGTTCCCCATGTCTGGGCGGGCGGCGACTGCGTGAAGGCCGGCGAGGACCTGACGGTCACCTCCGTCGCGCAAGGCCGCGACGCGGCCGATTCGATCAACCGCATGCTGGCTGCCGGCGCGCAGCCTTCCGTTGCCGTCGCTTGAGGGAGATGAGACATGGCTGATCTTCGCAATAATTTCGTCGGCATCAAGTCGCCCAACCCGTTCTGGCTCGCCTCCGCACCGCCGACCGACAAGGCCTACAATGTCGAGCGCGCCTTCAGGGCGGGCTGGGGCGGCGTGGTCTGGAAGACGCTCGGCGAGGAAGGCCCGCCGGTCGTCAACGTCAACGGCCCGCGCTACGGCGCGATCTGGGGCGCCGACCGCCGCCTCCTCGGCCTCAACAATATCGAGCTCATCACCGACCGCGATCTCTACACGAACCTGATCGAGATGAAGCAGGTCAAGATGAACTGGCCGGACCGGGCGCTGATCGCCTCGATCATGGTGCCCTGCGAGGAGGAGAGCTGGAAGGCGATCCTGCCGCTTGTGGAAGAGACCGGCGCGGACGGCATCGAGCTGAACTTCGGCTGTCCGCACGGCATGTCCGAGCGCGGCATGGGCGCGGCGGTCGGCCAGGTGCCGGAATATATCGAGATGGTCGTGCGCTGGTGCAAGCAGTATACCCGCATGCCCGTCATCACCAAGCTGACGCCCAACATCACCGACATCCGCAAGCCCGCCCGCGCGGCCAAGGCCGGCGGCACCGACGCCGTGTCGCTGATCAACACGATCAACTCGATCGTCTCGGTCGACCTCGACAGCTTCGCCCCCAACCCGACGGTCGGCGGCAAGGGCACCCATGGCGGCTATTGCGGCCCGGCGGTCAAACCCATCGCGCTCAACATGGTGGCCGAGATTGCCCGCGACCCGGAAACCTACGGCCTGCCGATCTCCGGCATCGGCGGCGTGACGACCTGGCGGGACGCCGCCGAGTTCCTGGCACTCGGCGCCGGCAACGTGCAGGTCTGCACGGCAGCCATGACCTACGGCTTCAAGATCGTCGAGGAGATGATCTCCGGCCTTTCCGACTGGATGGACGCCAAGGGTCACCGCAGCCTCGACGACATCTGCGGGCGCGCCGTGCCGAACGTCACGGACTGGCAGTACCTCAACCTCAACTACATCGCGAAAGCCCGCATCGACCAGGATGCCTGCATCAAGTGCGGCCGCTGCCACATCGCCTGCGAGGACACTTCGCACCAGGCAATCACCCAGTTCGTCGACGGCATCAGGCATTTCGAGGTGATGGAAGACGAATGCGTCGGCTGCAATCTCTGCGTCAACGTCTGCCCGGTCGAGAACTGCATCACCATGGTGAGCCTCGAACCCGGCACGCTCGACCAGCGCACCGGCAAGCCCGTCGACCCGAACTACGCCAACTGGACGACCCATCCGAACAATCCGATGGCGCGGCAGGCGGCGGAATGAAACGAAACGGCCGGGGTAACGAGCCCCGGCCTTTCTGATTTCATCCACATCGACGGTCCGCGCGATTGAGGCAACCGTTTCTCATCAAACCCGCTCCCCTCCCGGTCGTCATCCTCGGACTTGGCCCGAGGATGACGGAGGAAAGGTTTGCGGATGATGTGAACAGGAAAGCTCGCGGCTGTGCAAGCCGAAGGAAGCGAAAGGCGAAACGAAGCCTTTGAGTCCACCTCATCCGAAGATGTTGAAGCTCTGCCCGGCGCTGTAGGCGAGGAACGCGAGTGCCGAGAAATACACGATCGTCAGCACGACCATCACGTAGCCGGCAAGCACCACCAGCCCGTCGCGCTGCGAAATGCCGGCGGCGAGCAGCAGGATGGCGATGCCCGGCAGCGTGTTGGAGAAGGGGATGAGCCCGAGCGGCGCCATGAGCAGGAGCCCTGCCCCCATCAGTACCAGCCCGTTGATGCGGTTCATGACGGCGCCCGTGGTGAACGCGGCGAGCCGCGGCTTGAAGAACCGGTCGATCCGGCGCAGGAACGTCACCCCGCGCTCCAGCACGGGCCGCAGCTTGCGGTTTTCAAGCCGGCGGTCGGCGACCTTTTCCGGCAGCCAGGGCAGCCGGTTCAGCGTGATCGCCGCGCTGATCAGCACGATGCCGGCCCCGAAGACGGTCGAGACGCCGGGGATCGAGACCGGGAAAAGGAAGGGCAGCGACAGGAAGGCGCACAGGAGCAGCAGG
It encodes the following:
- a CDS encoding sugar ABC transporter substrate-binding protein, with the translated sequence MNLRTLLLGTCSAALLAGFANAETLTIATVNNGDMIRMQGLTEDFTTKNPDIQLEWVTLEENVLRERVTTDIATKGGQYDIVTIGNYEVPIWAKQGWLVALDGLGDDYDVDDLLPAIRGGLSVDGKLYAAPFYGESAMIMYRKDLFEKAGLTMPDSPTWEFIGDAARKITDRGADISGICLRGKAGWGENMAFLTALNNSFGGRWFDENWQPQFDQPEWKASLQFYVDMMKDAGPQGASSNGFNENLTLFQQGKCGMWIDATVAASFVSNPKDSTVADKVGYAIFPDTGNGNHGHWLWSWNLAVPASSTKAEAAQKFISWATSKGYTELVASKEGWANVPPGTRTSLYKNAEYEKAAPFAAPTLAAMDAADITKPSVKPVPYTGGQFVAIPEFQGLGTTVGQLFSAVLAGQSSVDDALAQAQTTAVREMTRAGYIK
- a CDS encoding sugar-binding transcriptional regulator, producing the protein MAKRTEAAGRLDDAARAGWLYYVAGRTQDEIASAMGISRQSAQRLVSLAVAERLIKVRLDHPIAECLELGEALKQKFDLVHVDIVPGDPGSTSTTVGIAEAGAAEIERWLKKSEPIVLAVGTGRTLKAAIDQLPTMECPQHRIMSLTGNIGPDGSAAYYNVIFSMADAVKARHYPMPLPVLVSSTEERDLLHKQSLVQSTLQLGREADVAFVGIGELGADAPLCLDGFLDPEEMARLMKEGATGEICGWMFDSNGKLLEGSINERVASVPLPPRETTTVIGLAKGKRKYAALLAALRGRMINGVITDEATARYLLSA
- a CDS encoding NAD(P)-dependent oxidoreductase, which gives rise to MGTTQSGIHRGRLAPAEYETNFSDLHPRLDDHEALVAADRCYFCYDAPCMTACPTSIDIPLFIRQISTGNPIGSAKTIFDQNILGGMCARVCPTETLCEQACVRNTAEHRPVEIGRLQRYATDVAMTENKHFYERAARTGKAVAVVGAGPAGLACAHRLAMNGHDVVIFEAREKAGGLNEYGIATYKAVDDFARREVDYVLSIGGIEVKNGLKLGRDFTLADLTANFDAVFLGMGLAGVNALGAEGETLPGVTDAVDFIAELRQAEDKATVPVGRRVVVIGGGMTAIDAAVQAKLLGAEEVTICYRRGKEHMNASPFEQDLATSKGVMIRHWLQPKRVIARDGHVAGIEMEYTEMRDGRLVGTGETGALAADQIFKAIGQTFEAAGLGSLTMAAGRIAIDAEGRTSVPHVWAGGDCVKAGEDLTVTSVAQGRDAADSINRMLAAGAQPSVAVA
- the preA gene encoding NAD-dependent dihydropyrimidine dehydrogenase subunit PreA — encoded protein: MADLRNNFVGIKSPNPFWLASAPPTDKAYNVERAFRAGWGGVVWKTLGEEGPPVVNVNGPRYGAIWGADRRLLGLNNIELITDRDLYTNLIEMKQVKMNWPDRALIASIMVPCEEESWKAILPLVEETGADGIELNFGCPHGMSERGMGAAVGQVPEYIEMVVRWCKQYTRMPVITKLTPNITDIRKPARAAKAGGTDAVSLINTINSIVSVDLDSFAPNPTVGGKGTHGGYCGPAVKPIALNMVAEIARDPETYGLPISGIGGVTTWRDAAEFLALGAGNVQVCTAAMTYGFKIVEEMISGLSDWMDAKGHRSLDDICGRAVPNVTDWQYLNLNYIAKARIDQDACIKCGRCHIACEDTSHQAITQFVDGIRHFEVMEDECVGCNLCVNVCPVENCITMVSLEPGTLDQRTGKPVDPNYANWTTHPNNPMARQAAE
- a CDS encoding exopolysaccharide biosynthesis protein, whose protein sequence is MTTAIGFKDTDRKTSELLEDILHSIKGEHVTLRDLLTMMGESGLLLLCAFLSLPFLFPVSIPGVSTVFGAGIVLISAAITLNRLPWLPEKVADRRLENRKLRPVLERGVTFLRRIDRFFKPRLAAFTTGAVMNRINGLVLMGAGLLLMAPLGLIPFSNTLPGIAILLLAAGISQRDGLVVLAGYVMVVLTIVYFSALAFLAYSAGQSFNIFG